A stretch of the Chloroflexota bacterium genome encodes the following:
- a CDS encoding glycosyltransferase family 2 protein, which produces MLDLAIIIVNYNTRALLQRCLRSVYASQGAFAFEVCVVDNASTDDSAAMVRAEFPQARLIESDHNGGFAYANNLGLRAFGFPDPSSASAATPSPVDAASLPRYVLLLNPDTVLPPDALAQMLAFMDARPKAGVVGPKLVRPDGSLDLACRRSFPTPEISLWRMLGLSKLFPRSRRFGRYNMTYLDPDELTEVDSVVGAFMWVRREAILQVGLLDETFWMYGEDLDWAKRIKDAGWQIWYNPAVTVLHVKEAASQHSPRARREFYRAMVIFYHKHYAATTPFWLHWLILAGIALKGKLDMGRRALSGQWREPKASHSGGTT; this is translated from the coding sequence ATGCTCGATCTGGCGATCATCATCGTCAATTATAATACTCGTGCCTTACTGCAAAGGTGCCTGCGCTCTGTCTACGCCAGCCAGGGCGCCTTTGCATTTGAAGTCTGCGTGGTGGACAACGCCTCCACCGACGACAGCGCCGCGATGGTGCGGGCGGAGTTCCCACAGGCCCGCCTGATCGAAAGCGATCATAACGGCGGGTTCGCCTACGCGAACAACCTGGGCCTACGCGCCTTTGGCTTTCCCGATCCGTCATCCGCATCCGCTGCCACCCCTTCTCCGGTCGATGCCGCCTCCCTGCCGCGCTATGTGCTCCTGCTCAACCCGGATACGGTCCTGCCTCCCGACGCCCTGGCCCAGATGCTGGCCTTCATGGACGCCCGGCCGAAGGCAGGCGTGGTGGGCCCCAAGCTGGTGCGCCCGGACGGATCGCTGGACCTGGCGTGCCGCCGCTCCTTCCCCACGCCCGAGATCTCGCTATGGCGTATGCTGGGACTCAGCAAGCTGTTTCCCCGCAGCCGCCGCTTTGGACGATACAACATGACCTATCTGGACCCGGACGAACTCACGGAGGTGGACTCCGTCGTGGGGGCGTTCATGTGGGTGAGAAGGGAGGCCATCCTCCAGGTCGGGCTGCTCGACGAGACCTTCTGGATGTACGGCGAGGACCTGGACTGGGCCAAGCGGATCAAGGACGCCGGGTGGCAGATATGGTACAACCCGGCCGTGACCGTCCTCCACGTGAAGGAGGCGGCCAGCCAGCACAGCCCGCGAGCGCGCAGGGAGTTCTATCGCGCCATGGTGATCTTCTACCACAAGCACTACGCGGCGACCACGCCGTTCTGGCTGCACTGGCTGATCCTGGCCGGCATCGCCCTGAAGGGGAAACTGGACATGGGACGGCGCGCCCTGAGCGGTCAGTGGCGTGAGCCGAAGGCTTCGCATTCGGGGGGGACGACGTGA
- a CDS encoding flavin reductase family protein, with translation MRQVPPQEALARKYPEWIVLIVSRAANGQINVMPAGWSMVCSGEPPMYAIAVSPKRFTHKAILDSQAFVIAAPGPDMGEAVWYTGTHSGWDGDKMDASGLKTQPGTATPVPLIEGAVFNLECRLSHQMETGDHTIFVGEIVAAHVDDDVPGRLMNFGDGVYGLAELVESSKYQTP, from the coding sequence ATGCGACAGGTTCCCCCACAAGAGGCATTGGCGCGTAAGTATCCCGAATGGATCGTGCTGATCGTGTCCCGCGCGGCCAACGGGCAGATCAATGTGATGCCGGCCGGCTGGTCTATGGTCTGCTCCGGCGAGCCGCCCATGTACGCCATAGCCGTCAGCCCTAAGCGCTTCACCCACAAAGCCATTCTGGATAGCCAGGCGTTCGTCATCGCGGCGCCCGGCCCCGACATGGGTGAGGCAGTGTGGTACACAGGCACCCACTCCGGCTGGGACGGCGATAAGATGGACGCCTCCGGGCTGAAGACCCAACCGGGGACCGCCACACCCGTCCCCCTCATCGAGGGAGCCGTCTTCAACCTGGAATGCCGTCTGTCCCATCAGATGGAGACCGGAGATCACACCATCTTCGTGGGTGAGATCGTGGCCGCCCATGTGGATGACGACGTGCCCGGCCGCCTGATGAATTTCGGCGATGGTGTGTACGGCCTAGCCGAGCTGGTGGAATCCAGCAAGTACCAGACACCATAA
- a CDS encoding glycosyltransferase, which yields MRTSPSPRVTIIATVLNEGASIRRLMDSLLVQTRQPDEVIIVDGGSQDDTVAILESYADRLPLRVIVEPGANISQGRNRAIAAASGEIIASTDAGVRLHPRWLEMLLAPFSQHPSVQVVSGFFLPDPQSLFEIAMGATVLPALEDVRADRFLPSSRSVAFTRKAWEAVGGYPEWLDYCEDLIFDFRLRDRFGPFAWAPDAIAYFRPRPSLRAFFLQYYRYARGDGKADLWRKRHLVRYTTYLVATPGLIALGLLHTPAWWGLLILGGLVYCQRPWQRLQRYWGSLSPWQRIETMALVPVIRLVGDVAKMIGYPVGLAWRWRHRQRPEIHWRESR from the coding sequence ATGCGCACATCGCCATCCCCCCGGGTCACGATCATCGCCACGGTGCTGAATGAGGGAGCCTCGATCCGCCGGCTCATGGACTCCCTCCTCGTGCAGACGCGCCAGCCGGACGAGGTCATCATCGTGGACGGCGGCTCCCAAGACGACACGGTGGCCATCCTGGAGAGCTACGCGGATCGCCTGCCGCTGCGGGTGATCGTGGAGCCGGGCGCCAACATCTCCCAGGGACGCAACCGGGCCATCGCCGCGGCATCGGGCGAGATCATCGCGTCCACAGACGCCGGCGTCCGACTGCATCCCCGCTGGCTGGAGATGCTGCTCGCCCCCTTCTCACAACACCCGAGCGTCCAGGTGGTCTCCGGCTTCTTCCTCCCCGACCCCCAATCCCTCTTCGAGATCGCCATGGGGGCCACCGTCCTGCCCGCCCTGGAGGACGTGCGCGCCGACCGATTCCTGCCCTCCAGCCGCTCCGTGGCGTTCACCCGTAAGGCATGGGAGGCGGTGGGCGGCTATCCCGAGTGGCTGGACTATTGCGAAGACCTCATCTTCGACTTCCGGCTGCGGGACCGCTTCGGCCCCTTCGCCTGGGCGCCGGACGCCATCGCCTATTTCCGCCCCCGCCCGTCCCTGCGCGCCTTCTTCCTCCAATATTACCGATACGCGCGCGGCGATGGAAAAGCCGATCTATGGCGCAAGCGCCATCTGGTGCGCTACACGACCTATCTGGTCGCGACGCCGGGCCTGATCGCCCTCGGCCTCCTCCACACCCCCGCGTGGTGGGGGCTGTTGATCCTGGGGGGGCTGGTCTACTGCCAGCGGCCATGGCAACGGCTACAACGCTACTGGGGCTCGCTCTCCCCCTGGCAGAGGATCGAAACGATGGCGCTGGTCCCGGTCATCCGCCTGGTCGGCGACGTGGCGAAGATGATCGGCTACCCTGTGGGGCTGGCCTGGCGCTGGCGGCACCGCCAGCGGCCGGAGATCCACTGGCGTGAATCACGATAG
- a CDS encoding cupin domain-containing protein — translation MLIRGGEVPEQNGRKPYPIEGYEVPVRHFVVRVTTPENPFPPHKHEQGELWYIIEGQAVLTLDGREHAVEGGDLVVLEPWVEHGLRTEGRVTWICIG, via the coding sequence ATGTTGATTCGAGGTGGCGAGGTGCCGGAGCAGAACGGACGCAAGCCGTACCCGATCGAGGGATATGAGGTCCCCGTGCGGCATTTCGTGGTGCGCGTGACCACGCCGGAGAACCCGTTCCCGCCTCACAAGCACGAACAAGGGGAGCTGTGGTACATCATAGAAGGACAGGCGGTGCTGACCCTGGATGGGCGTGAGCACGCGGTGGAGGGTGGAGATCTGGTCGTGCTGGAGCCGTGGGTGGAACACGGCCTGCGCACGGAGGG
- a CDS encoding undecaprenyl-phosphate glucose phosphotransferase — MCDLTAAAVAFYLGYLLRRMGVGEGIGPFRNYLSMMAIHLTSLATVFFFYRLYHRKRAISHLDEFYQLFGAVSISILLTIAFTSFLFKGQLDYHRWMVIYTWGLTLVLVTLGRVIHARVQWALQARGVGEDRVLIVGTGEVGRMILQKIVQSPGLGYRVVGLIDANSGPKSVLGFPVLGRIEDIPTAIEQHKVDEVIIALPEASHQEIVGIIALCEREKVGIRVFPDVFQIMASEVSIGDLGGLPLLTVRDIALRGWRLTLKRAMDVVVSAAALILLSPLMMLTALIIKLESPGPVFYIQERMGLDAQPFPMIKFRSMRTDAEAEGPGWTRPDDPRRTRFGALIRRFSLDELPQLINVLVGDMSLVGPRPERPVYVEQFRQSIPRYMDRHREKAGITGWAQINGLRGDTSIAERTKYDLWYIENWSLLLDIKILLRTLFLIFRDRNAY, encoded by the coding sequence ATATGCGATCTCACCGCGGCCGCGGTGGCCTTCTACCTGGGATACCTGCTGCGCCGCATGGGCGTCGGCGAGGGCATCGGCCCGTTCCGCAACTATCTGAGCATGATGGCCATCCACCTGACCAGCCTGGCCACCGTGTTCTTCTTCTACCGGCTCTACCATCGCAAGCGAGCCATCTCCCACCTGGACGAGTTCTACCAGCTCTTCGGGGCCGTCTCCATCAGCATCCTGCTCACCATCGCCTTCACGTCCTTCCTGTTCAAGGGACAGCTGGACTACCACCGCTGGATGGTGATCTACACGTGGGGGCTGACGCTGGTGCTGGTCACGCTCGGCCGGGTCATCCACGCCCGGGTGCAATGGGCGCTGCAGGCTCGCGGCGTGGGCGAGGACCGGGTGTTGATCGTTGGCACGGGCGAGGTGGGGCGCATGATCCTACAGAAGATCGTGCAATCCCCCGGCCTGGGCTATCGGGTGGTCGGCCTGATCGACGCGAACTCCGGCCCCAAGTCGGTGCTGGGCTTCCCCGTGCTGGGCCGGATCGAGGACATCCCGACCGCGATCGAGCAGCACAAGGTGGACGAGGTGATCATCGCCCTGCCCGAGGCCAGCCACCAGGAGATCGTGGGGATCATCGCCCTGTGCGAGCGGGAGAAGGTGGGGATTCGCGTCTTCCCCGACGTGTTCCAGATCATGGCCTCCGAGGTGAGCATCGGCGACCTGGGCGGGCTGCCCCTGCTGACGGTGCGGGACATCGCGCTGCGCGGCTGGCGCCTCACCCTGAAGCGGGCGATGGACGTCGTGGTGAGCGCCGCGGCGCTGATCCTGCTATCGCCGCTGATGATGCTGACCGCCCTGATCATCAAGCTGGAATCCCCCGGCCCGGTATTCTACATCCAGGAGCGCATGGGGCTGGACGCGCAGCCCTTCCCCATGATCAAGTTCCGGTCCATGCGGACGGATGCGGAGGCGGAGGGCCCCGGCTGGACGCGACCGGACGACCCGCGGCGCACCCGCTTCGGCGCGCTGATCCGGCGGTTCTCCCTGGATGAGCTTCCCCAGCTCATCAACGTCCTGGTGGGCGATATGAGCCTGGTCGGTCCCCGGCCGGAGCGCCCCGTTTATGTCGAGCAATTCCGCCAGAGCATCCCCCGGTACATGGATCGCCACCGCGAGAAAGCGGGCATCACCGGCTGGGCCCAGATCAACGGGCTCCGAGGCGATACCTCCATCGCCGAGCGCACCAAGTACGATCTCTGGTATATCGAGAACTGGTCGCTCCTGCTGGATATCAAGATCCTGTTGCGGACCCTCTTCCTGATCTTCCGGGACCGCAACGCCTACTGA